In the Podospora bellae-mahoneyi strain CBS 112042 chromosome 4, whole genome shotgun sequence genome, one interval contains:
- a CDS encoding hypothetical protein (EggNog:ENOG503P6CE; COG:S): MSEVKPPVQYASAPVAAPSGSQEHYVQHTPVWIVVARGAQVFFSLIILGMAGAVIHDVMIEELAFGIACVVFTWIVIGYVLITEKVSGAREAYNIWAVLSLDFLMAVLWLAALGSIAARRARFVVPVSTSNCRDDGSAVSSKTCDVYPVKRALEKRGAVLTQMGLGLTSGAAGLSALMW; this comes from the exons ATGTCCGAAGTCAAGCCCCCAGTTCAGTACGCTTCGGCGCCAGTTGCTGCACCCTCCGGAAGCCAGGAGCATTATGTCCAGCACACGCCTGTGTGGATTGTGGTGGCCAGGGGCGCCcaggttttcttttctctcatAATCTTGGGTATGGCTGGCGCTGTCATCCATGACGTGATGATTGAGGAGCTCGCCTTTGGGATCGCTTGC GTTGTCTTTACGTGGATTGTTATCGGTTACGTTCTCATCACCGAGAAGGTTTCAGGGGCGCGTGAAGCGTATAATATTTGGGCTGTGCTGTCGCTTGATTTCTTGATGGCGGTTTTGTGGCTCGCCGCCTTGGGTTCCATTGCTGCCAGACGGGCACGATTCGTCGTGCCCGTCAGTACTTCAAATTGCCGTGATGACGGTTCCGCTGTCTCCAGCAAGACTTGCGATGTATATCCGGTGAAGCGAGCCCTCGAGAAACGCGGTGCCGTCTTGACCCAGATGGGGCTCGGCTTGACAAGCGGCGCCGCAGGTCTGAGCGCGCTCATGTGGTGA
- a CDS encoding hypothetical protein (EggNog:ENOG503NXRK; COG:G; COG:M), with translation MSKALLITGATGKQGGAVIDALVDRNASGSSPFTILAVTRHPDSASAKRLVSRGPNIKLVKGDLDDVPALFEEALRANDNKPIWGVYSVQVSMGPGVTVESEVKQGTALIDSALEAGVEHFVYSSVERGGDEKSWDNPTPIPHFQSKQKIETHLRDALEGKPGAAMGWTILRPVAFMDNLAPGFPTKVFMAALRNWLGDNGKPLQWIATADIGVFAAMAFEDPEKWNRKAVGLAGDELTVEELGRAFTKATGQPAPITYWFLGSALTYAVKEMGTMIAWFASDGYAADIEARRRDYPGLMTMEQWLQKKSGWAQSK, from the coding sequence ATGTCCAAagctctcctcatcaccggcgcAACCGGCAAGCAAGGCGGAGCCGTCATTGACGCCCTCGTCGACCGTAATGCCTCCGGTTCCTCCCCtttcaccatcctcgccgtcacCCGCCATCCAGATTCCGCCTCTGCCAAGCGGCTGGTCTCCCGCGGCCCCAACATCAAGCTTGTCAAAGGCGATCTTGACGATGTCCCTGCCCTCTTCGAAGAGGCCCTCAGGGCAAACGACAACAAGCCCATCTGGGGTGTTTACTCGGTGCAGGTCTCCATGGGTCCCGGTGTCACGGTCGAAAGTGAAGTCAAGCAGGGCACCGCTCTCATCGACAGCGCCCTCGAGGCAGGAGTCGAGCACTTTGTCTACTCCAGTGTTGAAAGGGGCGGTGATGAAAAGTCGTGGGACAACCCTACCCCCATTCCCCATTTCCAGTCCAAGCAGAAGATTGAGACGCACCTGCGTGATGCCCTGGAGGGCAAGCCGGGTGCTGCTATGGGGTGGACTATTTTGCGGCCAGTGGCATTCATGGACAACCTTGCCCCTGGCTTCCCTACCAAGGTTTTCATGGCTGCGttgaggaactggctgggTGACAATGGGAAGCCGTTGCAGTGGATTGCCACGGCAGACATTGGTGTCTTTGCTGCCATGGCATTCGAGGATCCTGAGAAGTGGAACAGGAAGGCGGTTGGGCTGGCGGGTGATGAGTTGACTGTTGAGGAGCTGGGTAGGGCGTTCACCAAGGCTACTGGACAGCCTGCGCCGATCACGTACTGGTTTTTGGGCAGTGCGTTGACGTATGCGGTGAAGGAGATGGGAACCATGATTGCGTGGTTTGCGAGCGATGGGTATGCAGCTGATATTGAggcgaggagaagagatTACCCGGGTCTGATGACGATGGAGCAGTGGTTGCAGAAGAAGAGTGGATGGGCTCAGTCAAAGTGA
- a CDS encoding hypothetical protein (EggNog:ENOG503P5J7), protein MSSSRLHTIHALLDGYSSLSVDKMTERLSNDFTHHVLPASLDMPLRNRDEFAHHAGEIFSIFHTFHMVPLTMFEDDRQNMVVINARMEGILKNGAEWVNECVLMVRLSRDGQQVVAIEEFVDSFKAVEMKKRHAPTMDVRSTDMAGSAKEALFRSVALST, encoded by the coding sequence ATGTCTTCCTCCCGCCTCCACACCATTCACGCCCTCCTTGACGGCTActcttccctctccgtcGACAAGATGACCGAGCGTCTCTCCAACGACTTCACCCACCACGTCCTCCCCGCCAGCCTTGACATGCCCCTCCGAAACAGAGACGAGTTCGCCCACCACGCCGGCGAGATCTTTTCCATCTTTCACACCTTCCACATGGTCCCTCTCACCATGTTTGAGGACGACAGGCAAAACATGGTCGTCATCAACGCCAGAATGGAGGGCATCCTCAAGAACGGCGCCGAGTGGGTCAACGAGTGCGTCCTGATGGTGCGTCTGTCGAGGGACGGCCAGCAGGTCGTGGCCATTGAGGAGTTTGTCGACAGCTTCAAGGCcgtggagatgaagaagagacaTGCGCCCACGATGGATGTCCGCAGCACCGATATGGCTGGCAGCGCCAAAGAGGCCTTGTTTAGAAGTGTGGCTTTGTCTACTTGA
- a CDS encoding hypothetical protein (EggNog:ENOG503P3ED; COG:S), translated as MVSLPTPDAIAGTTIAFSFILLGNAITQSFMGVPALLIDFPRPSSPDHPRAARLLGRQWPVFWQVGNVFFRPISTLGILGYGYTAFSAWRYASAMAAENGWHTALVPAHGQVERGNWKIWGVCALCHLVTVVHSALNMQPLNAKLEGLSAVEVVDGGNKRTDGIVEGAGSKGKGGVDVSLAEYYARRWIKLNLVRALMPLVAGSLGLWQSLGAKEVPVKGVIV; from the coding sequence ATGGTCAGCCTCCCCACCCCGGACGCCATAGCCGGCACAACAATCGCGttctccttcatcctcctcggcaacgCAATCACGCAGTCCTTCATGGGCGTGCCCGCCCTCCTGATCGACTTCCCCCgcccatcctcccccgaccACCCCCGCGCCGCCCGCCTCTTGGGTCGCCAGTGGCCCGTCTTCTGGCAGGTAGGCAATGTGTTCTTCCggcccatctccacccttgGCATCCTCGGGTATGGGTACACTGCCTTCTCGGCCTGGAGATATGcctcggcgatggcggcggagaaCGGGTGGCATACCGCGCTCGTGCCTGCGCATGggcaggtggagagggggaattGGAAGATTTGGGGGGTTTGCGCGCTGTGTCACTTGGTTACTGTTGTTCATAGCGCCTTGAACATGCAGCCGCTGAATGCGAAGTTGGAGGGGCTGAGTGCggtagaggtggtggatggggggaacAAGAGGACTGATGGGATTGTCGAGGGGGCGGGGAgtaaggggaaggggggagtgGATGTGAGTTTGGCAGAGTATTATGCTAGGAGGTGGATCAAGTTGAACTTGGTGAGGGCGTTGATGCCGCTTGTGgcggggagtttggggctGTGGCAGAGTTTGGGGGCGAAGGAGGTGCCGGTGAAGGGGGTCATTGTGTAG
- a CDS encoding hypothetical protein (COG:Q; EggNog:ENOG503NZPZ): protein MQLVTAGLLALVLLVATVVHLIKEFQKINDPNGPPGPTQLPYIGRIHDLPINFMWLKFKEWADKHGAGGFYRTQMLGVNVLVITDETVAEDLLVKRAKYNSDRPNIQSLFDSKSSEGSMEYLPLMGRNKYWARQRKLTHAYITEATNVKYNGVMYHEAKRWMANLIQNPDNFQASLEDMAAKVMCQLTWDDPSLSTYCTKSAWGLLRQMSPAGPITNVLTPLWHLPMFMNPWKKAERKRHDEQSAWWQERYLTTRDKMAQGGRVRNCWTRQFIEKTSLKTNISGDYEASCVIGMLALVGIFTVAGPLSYWLVTMVHYPEWQAAVQKEIDEKCEGRMPTLEDAPNLPILRACIKETMRWKPNVPTGVAHETEADDVYNGYFIPKGTRLLPLDWAFLRNPKKYPDPDNFRPERWLEPGWPTFQAPLTQFPTIKGMTSFGWGQRQCLGMSLTQDELIVACGALAWTFNLKPKHNPATGMNHPVPLDKSNSLLIIKPDPFQMSFEPRSEKRKEEALRLWAESDARDRADRAKFFQEARLAQQTAIAPDNGLFDVLAEKKDEASIQMRRVNSYGPQV, encoded by the exons TTTTGGTGGCAACAGTGGTACATCTTATCAAAGAATTTCAAAAGATTAACGATCCCAACGGACCGCCCGGCCCAACACAGCTTCCTTACATTGGCAGAATCCATGACTTGCCTATAAACTTCATGTGGCTCAAGTTCAAAGAGTGGGCGGACAAGCACGGAGCTGGCGGCTTCTACCGAACTCAGATGCTCGGCGTCAACGTCCTGGTCATTACCGATGAAACGGTTGCCGAGGACTTGCTGGTCAAGCGGGCCAAGTACAATTCGGATCGGCCAAACATTCAGTCGCTGTTTGACTCGAAGAGCTCCGAGGGCTCCATGGAATACCTTCCCTTGATGGGCAGGAACA AATACTGGGCTCGCCAAAGAAAGCTCACCCATGCCTACATCACCGAGGCCACCAACGTCAAGTACAACGGTGTGATGTATCACGAGGCGAAGCGCTGGATGGCCAACTTGATCCAGAACCCAGACAATTTCCAAGCTTCGCTCGAGGATATGGCTGCCAAAGTCATGTGCCAGCTCACCTGGGATGATCCCTCTCTGAGTACTTACTGCACCAAGAGTGCTTGGGGTTTACTCCGACAGATGTCCCCCGCTGGCCCTATCACCAATGTCCTCACCCCGCTGTGGCATCTGCCCATGTTCATGAACCCatggaagaaggcggagCGCAAGCGTCATGATGAGCAGTCGGCATGGTGGCAGGAGCGATATCTTACAACCCGTGACAAGATGGCACAGGGTGGTCGGGTCCGCAATTGCTGGACACGACAGTTCATTGAGAAGACCTCGTTGAAGACCAACATCTCTGGTGATTATGAAGCCTCTTGCGTCATTGGAATGCTCGCGCTGGTCGGCATCTTCACCGTCGCTGGACCGCTTTCGTACTGGCTGGTTACCATGGTTCACTATCCGGAATGGCAAGCCGCTGTGCAGAAAGAGATTGACGAAAAGTGTGAGGGGCGCATGCCTACGTTGGAGGATGCGCCTAACCTACCCATCTTGAGAGCTTGCATCAAGGAGACCATGCGGTGGAAGCCCAATGTCCCGACAGGTGTCGCCCACGAGACGGAGGCGGACGATGTTTATAACGGCTACTTCATTCCCAAGGGCACCCGCCTCTTGCCCCTGGACTG GGCTTTCCTCCGCAACCCCAAGAAGTATCCTGACCCTGACAACTTCCGGCCCGAACGCTGGTTGGAGCCTGGCTGGCCAACCTTCCAAGCGCCCCTGACACAGTTCCCAACCATCAAGGGCATGACATCGTTCGGATGGGGCCAGCGCCAATGTCTCGGCATGTCACTCACCCAAGACGAGTTGATCGTTGCTTGCGGTGCCTTGGCATGGACCTTCAACCTCAAGCCCAAGCATAACCCAGCGACTGGAATGAACCATCCCGTACCGCTTGACAAGTCCAACTCgctgctcatcatcaagccAGATCCTTTCCAGATGTCATTTGAGCCCAGAAgcgagaagagaaaagaggaagCACTCCGTCTTTGGGCCGAGTCAGATGCGCGAGATCGTGCCGACAGAGCCAAGTTCTTCCAGGAAGCGAGGCTAGCACAGCAGACTGCAATTGCGCCAGACAATGGTCTGTTTGATGTCCTtgcagagaagaaggacgaaGCCTCAATACAGATGAGAAGGGTAAACTCTTACGGGCCACAGGTATAG